Proteins from one Rhodothermales bacterium genomic window:
- a CDS encoding glucoamylase family protein — protein sequence MSEPVENPFDLEALAAYARRMARTQAVVVEPRRLTRPPLFLLREAYRGLPEAYRALSRAAKKRQSLTPAAHWLLDNFHLIREQANQVREGLPWSYYRVLPRLESGPDRGRPRVFEVVRALAQHTDNALGDRQLAPFIWAYQEVSPFLLSELWALPSALRLVLLQNLSALAQQVVTDLEDRAAAATWARRIAEHTEGDSADVVTVLAGLAERHAPLSDAFIVTLSTALQGQGAAAAPALDWIERRLHARGSTLDTVIHRETQRQSHRQFSVANAVTSLREVDRTDWPDLVESLSVVDKALRRDPAGVYEAMDFLTRDRYRHRVEDLSRYAGTPELGVAERALLLAADAAHATASEAATPTTAEPVGHVGYWLAGPGAAELETEMRYRPPLGQRLRRWARAHPNITYFGLVTGWAAVLYAVLVLLLDMMTAPPLGLVVLAFAVSFLPVLDLSVALTNWLLTRVMPPDILPKLAFEEGLPDASRTFVVVPTLIDSPESAQRQAERLEVHALANPDPNLRFGLLTDFPDAPAQHAPGDAATLAAARETVAALNRRYRDDAGDKFFLLHRERRWNAVEGVWMGWERKRGKLEEFIRLLREPDASTTYTEIEGDFRAVAAGDAFRYVLTLDADTELPPEGAAALVRTAAHPLNRPRYNATRTRVEHGYGVFQPRIGIGSEAGHRTGFARVFAGFAGIDPYTTAVSDVYQDLFGEGIFTGKGLLDIDAFRTVLEGVLPENKILSHDLLEGLHARAALVTDVVLFDDYPSHYAAFAKRLHRWVRGDWQILPWLFPAVPGPDGRWRRNPARLRGRWKVFDNLRRSLTPPSVLVFLLLGWTVLPGSPFVWTALALGVLAFPIYAPFTSALLAHPRDVVWRSYLQGALTDARRSTVQVGLSVVFLAHEAYVMTDAIVRTLWRMFVSRRRLLEWVTAQQAEQRSGRAPGLWFSVLWGGLVLIVLSFVNPLAWVVALPFVAAWVAAPWVADAISRPVKETAYVLSDAERARLRLVARRTWRYFDAFVGPADRWLAPDNFQEQPFRGVARRTSPTNLGLALLAAQAAHDFGYLSRSALLDRLAHQLSAIDELERHAGHLYNWYSTETGAPLHPRYVSSVDSGNLAAALVALREGLRETPDAAWPSPGLADALADALAALDEVIARPRADVTGESTRLVVAAARSLRGSLPAAFSADLPTRYEQLLALDHDAEVLRDAATDLAIRSSADREEFLYWASQPFLRLRAEREELERFAPWLMLDADAPPDRFAAPGSLGGLRAHTQAALRHNGQPGPLHDALVAADEALTFALDRAEQLAIDAERLALGMDFGMLYRKGVGLFAIGYDVDRAALDAHDYGLLASEARLASLLAIAKGDVPVEHWFRMGRPTAAPDGHKVLLSWSGTMFEYLMPVLLTRLFPGSLLEESARNAVAVQRAYGQRHGHPWGISESAYFKLDPELTYQYRAFGVPGLGLDRGLHKHYVAAPYATLLALPIAPEAALANLTALAELGAYGPYGYYEAVDFTPHRVPPGKDRAVVRAYMVHHQGMGLLALANTVLGDAMQHRFHASPLVRSVEVLLQERVPREIEKIAVAEEMEEIEPIDARPVRPAVRHVPAERLRDEVAHGALLSNGDYSTFVTAAGSGYSRHGGDAVTRWTPDRTREHDGLFLYVRDADSGRTWSAAAQPIAGTPDRYEAWLHTNKVEIARVDDWIETFSEVCVSPEDDVELRRYTLTNYGDRPRRLELTSYAEVALNDADADHAHPAFSKLFVQTEYVPTHHALLAWRRPRSDEEPHRWLFHTIADDELDAATGPLQIETDRARFLGRGRSTADPAALDPGASLSGSLGPVLDPIVSLRRVVEVPPKGKVTVTFALGVADSRAEALRLADRYDHPEAARRAFDLATVYGLVELQHLGLQGNDALYAQGLASALLYAPPSLRADTATVAANRRSQPGLWAYGISGDLPLIVLRVSKTEHMETVRRFLQAHAYLRAKGLHADLLVLNEHPPSYADELQKAILDAVQASPGRNLLNERGGLFVRRADGLPEEDLTLILAVARVVVDGTAPELALDGPPPVPPPPIRARPAAPDDLADEDSVPDDRAPLQFFNGYGGFTEDGSEYVIRLGGEGEPAITPLPWTNVVANPDVGFTATESGTGATWAGNSQMNKLTPWSNDPIADPAEETLYLRDEDAGIYWSPTPRPVPAPGGYEVRHGWGYSTYRHASRELEQETTLFVPLDAPVKLVRLRVTNRSAEPRRLSAFRYHAWVLADQRRKGALHTVVEGSEDDTVLFATNRFNAPFADRVAFSAVIAPGAAGITATADRTAFLGRGGSPERPFALERTEALDGHAGAGLDPCAAFQVPLDLAPGETAAVLFLLGQTGSRDEAESLLARFRDGDAAEAALAEVRDFWRETLTAVQIETPVPALDVLANGWLLYQNLACRLWGRTAFYQSGGAFGFRDQIQDSAALVYTRPDITRAQILLHAAHQFVEGDVLHWWHPETQAGIRTRFSDDLLWLPYITASYVRTTGDTAVLDEEIRFLTARALEEGEDEVYLTPTPAGSGSLYEHGCRALDISLTKGPHGLPLMGSGDWNDGMNRVGNDGRGESVWLGFFLRHILRLWIPLSEARGDDERVAAYRAYDAHLADALNDTGWDGDWYRRAYYDDGAPLGSSESDECRIDAIAQGWAVMSGTASPQRAERALASAEAHLVDRDAGIVKLLAPPFDTTPHDPGYIKGYVPGVRENGGQYTHGILWLLRALAETGRGDTAADLLEMISPVTRTATPERVAVYQTEPYAVAADVYGVEPHTGRGGWTWYTGSAGWFYRVIVESLLGFRIEGGDTLVLTPRIPASWPGFTFRYRHGDAVYTLTVAPTDDDTLHGDVDGEALTSDGETVRLPLRADGHAHAVALHVPRTMQPADS from the coding sequence GTGTCCGAGCCCGTAGAAAACCCGTTCGACCTCGAAGCCCTGGCGGCCTACGCCCGCCGCATGGCCCGGACGCAGGCCGTCGTCGTCGAGCCGCGCCGGCTTACACGGCCTCCGCTCTTCCTCCTCCGCGAGGCGTACCGCGGCCTGCCCGAGGCGTACCGCGCCCTCAGCCGGGCCGCCAAGAAGCGGCAGTCGCTCACGCCCGCCGCCCACTGGCTCCTCGACAACTTCCACCTCATCCGCGAGCAGGCCAACCAGGTGCGGGAGGGGCTTCCGTGGTCGTACTACCGCGTCCTGCCCCGGCTCGAAAGCGGGCCCGACCGGGGGCGGCCCCGCGTGTTCGAAGTCGTGCGCGCCCTCGCCCAGCACACCGACAACGCGCTCGGCGACCGGCAACTCGCCCCGTTCATCTGGGCCTACCAGGAGGTCTCCCCCTTCCTCCTCTCCGAGCTGTGGGCGCTCCCCTCCGCGCTCCGCCTCGTCCTCCTCCAGAACCTCAGCGCCCTCGCGCAACAGGTCGTCACGGACCTCGAAGATCGGGCGGCGGCGGCGACGTGGGCCCGCCGGATCGCCGAGCACACCGAGGGCGACTCCGCCGATGTCGTGACGGTCCTCGCGGGGCTCGCCGAGCGGCACGCCCCGCTCTCCGACGCCTTCATCGTCACGCTCTCGACGGCGCTGCAGGGGCAGGGCGCCGCCGCCGCCCCCGCCCTCGACTGGATCGAGCGGCGGCTCCACGCGCGCGGGAGCACGCTCGACACCGTCATCCACCGCGAGACCCAACGCCAGAGCCATCGGCAGTTCAGCGTCGCGAACGCCGTGACCTCGCTCCGTGAGGTGGACCGGACCGACTGGCCCGACCTCGTCGAGTCGCTGTCGGTCGTGGACAAGGCGCTCCGGCGCGACCCGGCGGGCGTGTACGAGGCGATGGACTTCCTCACGCGCGACCGCTACCGCCACCGCGTCGAGGACCTCTCCCGCTACGCCGGCACGCCGGAGTTGGGCGTCGCCGAGCGGGCGCTCCTCCTCGCCGCCGACGCCGCTCACGCGACGGCATCGGAGGCTGCGACACCGACGACGGCCGAGCCCGTCGGGCACGTCGGCTATTGGCTCGCGGGGCCGGGCGCGGCCGAGCTGGAGACGGAGATGCGCTACCGGCCGCCGCTCGGGCAGCGGCTCCGGCGGTGGGCGCGCGCCCATCCCAACATCACGTACTTCGGCCTCGTGACGGGTTGGGCGGCCGTGCTCTACGCCGTCCTCGTCCTCCTGCTCGACATGATGACGGCGCCGCCGCTCGGCCTCGTCGTCCTCGCCTTCGCCGTCTCGTTCCTCCCCGTGCTCGACCTCTCGGTCGCGCTCACGAACTGGCTGCTCACGCGCGTGATGCCGCCGGACATCCTCCCGAAGCTGGCCTTCGAGGAGGGGCTGCCCGACGCGTCGCGGACGTTCGTCGTCGTGCCCACCCTCATCGACTCGCCGGAGAGCGCGCAGCGGCAGGCGGAGCGGCTCGAAGTCCACGCCCTCGCCAACCCCGACCCGAACCTCCGCTTCGGCCTCCTCACCGACTTCCCCGACGCGCCCGCGCAGCACGCACCGGGCGACGCCGCCACGCTCGCCGCCGCGCGCGAGACGGTCGCCGCGCTCAACCGGCGGTACCGCGACGACGCGGGCGACAAGTTCTTCCTCCTCCACCGCGAGCGCCGCTGGAACGCCGTCGAGGGCGTGTGGATGGGCTGGGAGCGGAAGCGCGGCAAGCTCGAAGAGTTCATCCGCCTCCTCCGCGAGCCCGACGCGAGCACGACGTACACCGAGATCGAGGGCGACTTCCGCGCCGTCGCCGCGGGCGATGCGTTCCGCTACGTCCTCACCCTCGACGCCGACACGGAGCTGCCGCCGGAGGGCGCGGCGGCCCTCGTTCGCACGGCGGCCCACCCGCTCAACCGCCCGCGCTACAACGCGACCCGCACGCGCGTCGAGCACGGCTACGGCGTCTTCCAGCCCCGCATCGGGATCGGGTCAGAGGCGGGGCACCGGACGGGCTTCGCCCGCGTCTTCGCCGGGTTCGCCGGGATCGACCCGTACACGACGGCCGTCAGCGACGTCTACCAGGACCTCTTCGGCGAGGGGATCTTCACCGGGAAAGGGCTGCTCGACATCGATGCCTTCCGCACGGTGCTCGAAGGCGTGTTGCCCGAAAACAAGATCCTCTCGCACGACCTCCTCGAAGGGCTCCACGCCCGCGCCGCCCTCGTCACCGACGTCGTGCTCTTCGACGACTACCCGTCGCACTACGCGGCGTTCGCGAAGCGGCTGCACCGCTGGGTCCGCGGCGACTGGCAGATCCTGCCGTGGCTGTTCCCCGCCGTCCCCGGCCCGGACGGGCGCTGGCGCCGCAACCCGGCCCGGCTGCGCGGGCGGTGGAAGGTGTTCGACAACCTCCGCCGCTCGCTCACGCCGCCGTCCGTGCTCGTCTTCCTCCTCCTCGGGTGGACCGTCCTCCCCGGCTCGCCCTTCGTGTGGACGGCGCTCGCGCTCGGCGTCCTCGCCTTCCCGATCTACGCCCCGTTCACGAGCGCGCTCCTCGCCCACCCCCGCGACGTCGTCTGGCGAAGCTACCTCCAGGGCGCCCTCACCGACGCCCGGCGGTCGACGGTGCAGGTGGGGCTCTCCGTCGTCTTCCTCGCGCACGAGGCGTACGTGATGACGGACGCGATCGTGCGGACGCTGTGGCGGATGTTCGTCAGCCGGCGCCGCCTGCTCGAATGGGTGACGGCGCAGCAGGCCGAGCAGCGGAGCGGCCGGGCGCCGGGCCTCTGGTTCTCCGTCCTCTGGGGCGGCCTCGTCCTCATCGTGCTCAGCTTTGTCAACCCCCTCGCGTGGGTCGTCGCGCTCCCGTTCGTCGCGGCGTGGGTGGCGGCGCCGTGGGTGGCCGACGCCATCAGCCGGCCGGTGAAGGAGACGGCGTATGTGCTCAGCGACGCCGAGCGTGCGCGGCTCCGCCTCGTCGCGCGGCGGACGTGGCGCTACTTCGACGCCTTCGTCGGGCCCGCCGACCGCTGGCTCGCCCCCGACAACTTCCAGGAGCAGCCCTTCCGCGGCGTCGCCCGCCGGACCTCGCCGACGAACCTCGGCCTCGCCCTCCTCGCCGCCCAAGCCGCCCACGACTTCGGGTACCTCTCGCGCAGCGCCCTCCTCGACCGCCTCGCCCACCAGCTCAGTGCGATCGACGAGCTGGAGCGGCACGCGGGGCACCTCTACAACTGGTACAGCACCGAGACCGGCGCCCCGCTCCACCCTCGCTACGTCTCATCGGTGGACTCGGGCAACCTCGCCGCCGCGCTCGTCGCCCTCCGCGAAGGACTTCGCGAGACGCCCGACGCGGCGTGGCCGTCGCCCGGCCTCGCCGACGCCCTCGCCGACGCCCTCGCCGCGCTCGACGAGGTCATCGCACGGCCCCGCGCCGACGTGACGGGCGAGAGCACGCGGCTCGTCGTCGCCGCCGCCCGCTCGCTCCGCGGCTCGCTCCCCGCTGCCTTCAGCGCCGACCTCCCGACGCGCTACGAGCAGCTCCTCGCGCTCGACCACGACGCCGAGGTCCTCCGCGACGCCGCGACCGACCTCGCGATTCGCTCCTCCGCCGACCGCGAGGAGTTCCTCTACTGGGCGAGCCAACCGTTCCTCCGCCTCCGCGCCGAGCGCGAGGAGCTGGAGCGGTTCGCCCCATGGCTCATGCTCGACGCCGATGCGCCCCCCGACCGCTTCGCCGCGCCGGGCTCGCTCGGTGGCCTCCGCGCGCACACGCAGGCGGCCCTCCGCCACAACGGGCAGCCCGGCCCGCTCCACGACGCGCTCGTCGCCGCCGACGAAGCCCTCACGTTCGCGCTCGACCGCGCCGAGCAGCTCGCCATCGACGCCGAGCGGCTCGCTCTCGGGATGGACTTCGGCATGCTCTACCGCAAAGGCGTCGGCCTCTTCGCGATCGGCTACGACGTCGACCGCGCCGCGCTCGACGCCCACGACTACGGGCTCCTCGCGAGCGAGGCCCGCCTCGCTTCCCTCCTCGCGATTGCGAAGGGCGACGTGCCCGTCGAGCACTGGTTCCGCATGGGGCGGCCCACCGCCGCACCCGACGGGCACAAAGTGCTCCTCTCGTGGAGCGGGACGATGTTCGAGTACCTCATGCCGGTGCTGCTCACGCGGCTCTTCCCCGGCTCGCTCCTCGAAGAGAGCGCCCGCAACGCCGTCGCCGTGCAACGGGCGTACGGGCAGCGGCACGGCCACCCGTGGGGGATCTCCGAGAGCGCCTATTTCAAGCTCGATCCCGAACTGACGTACCAGTACCGCGCCTTCGGTGTGCCCGGCCTCGGCCTCGACCGCGGCCTCCACAAGCACTACGTCGCGGCGCCCTACGCCACGCTCCTCGCCCTCCCGATCGCGCCCGAAGCCGCGCTCGCCAACCTCACCGCGCTCGCCGAGCTCGGCGCGTACGGGCCGTACGGCTACTACGAGGCCGTGGACTTCACGCCCCACCGCGTGCCGCCGGGGAAGGACCGCGCCGTCGTCCGCGCGTACATGGTCCACCACCAGGGCATGGGCCTCCTCGCCCTCGCCAACACCGTTCTCGGCGACGCGATGCAGCACCGGTTCCACGCCTCGCCGCTCGTCCGCTCCGTCGAGGTGCTGCTGCAGGAGCGCGTGCCGCGCGAGATCGAGAAGATCGCCGTGGCGGAGGAGATGGAGGAAATCGAACCCATCGACGCCCGGCCCGTCCGCCCCGCCGTCCGCCACGTCCCGGCCGAGCGGCTCCGCGACGAGGTGGCCCACGGCGCGCTCCTCTCGAACGGCGACTACTCCACCTTCGTCACCGCCGCCGGCTCGGGCTACAGCCGCCACGGCGGCGACGCCGTCACGCGCTGGACGCCCGACCGCACGCGCGAGCACGACGGCCTCTTCCTCTACGTCCGCGACGCCGACTCGGGCCGGACGTGGAGCGCCGCCGCGCAGCCCATCGCCGGCACGCCCGACCGCTACGAGGCGTGGCTCCACACCAACAAGGTCGAGATCGCCCGCGTCGACGACTGGATCGAGACGTTCAGCGAGGTCTGCGTCTCGCCCGAGGACGACGTCGAGCTCCGCCGCTACACCCTCACCAACTACGGCGACCGGCCGCGCCGGCTGGAGTTGACGAGCTACGCCGAGGTCGCCCTCAACGACGCCGACGCCGACCACGCCCACCCCGCCTTCTCCAAGCTCTTCGTGCAGACGGAGTACGTCCCGACGCACCATGCCCTCCTCGCGTGGCGCCGCCCGCGCAGCGACGAGGAGCCCCACCGCTGGCTCTTCCACACGATCGCCGACGACGAGCTCGACGCGGCGACGGGGCCGCTTCAGATCGAGACCGACCGCGCCCGCTTCCTCGGCCGGGGCCGCTCCACGGCCGACCCCGCCGCGCTCGACCCTGGCGCCTCGCTCTCCGGCTCGCTCGGCCCCGTGCTCGACCCGATCGTCAGCCTCCGCCGCGTCGTCGAGGTCCCGCCGAAGGGGAAGGTGACCGTGACGTTCGCCCTCGGCGTGGCCGACAGCCGCGCCGAAGCCCTCCGCCTCGCCGACCGCTACGACCACCCCGAAGCGGCCCGGCGCGCGTTCGACCTCGCGACGGTCTACGGCCTCGTCGAGCTCCAGCACCTCGGCTTGCAGGGGAACGACGCGCTCTATGCGCAGGGCCTCGCCTCGGCCCTCCTCTACGCCCCGCCGTCGCTCCGCGCCGACACCGCCACGGTCGCCGCGAACCGGCGGAGCCAGCCCGGCCTCTGGGCCTACGGCATCTCCGGCGACCTCCCGCTCATCGTGCTCCGCGTCTCGAAGACCGAGCACATGGAGACGGTCCGCCGCTTCCTCCAGGCCCACGCCTACCTCCGCGCGAAAGGCCTCCACGCCGACCTCCTCGTCCTCAACGAGCACCCGCCGTCGTACGCCGACGAATTGCAGAAGGCGATCCTCGACGCCGTGCAGGCTTCGCCGGGCCGGAACCTCCTCAACGAGCGCGGCGGCCTCTTCGTGCGCCGCGCCGACGGGCTGCCCGAGGAGGACCTCACGCTCATCCTCGCCGTCGCCCGCGTGGTCGTGGACGGGACGGCGCCGGAGCTCGCGCTCGACGGACCGCCGCCCGTGCCGCCGCCGCCCATCCGCGCCCGGCCTGCTGCGCCTGACGATCTCGCGGACGAGGACTCGGTGCCTGATGACCGCGCGCCGCTCCAGTTCTTCAACGGCTACGGCGGCTTCACCGAGGACGGGAGCGAGTACGTGATCCGCCTCGGCGGCGAGGGCGAGCCCGCCATCACCCCGCTCCCGTGGACGAACGTCGTCGCCAACCCCGACGTCGGGTTCACGGCGACGGAGAGCGGGACGGGCGCGACGTGGGCCGGCAACAGCCAGATGAACAAGCTGACGCCGTGGAGCAACGACCCCATCGCCGACCCCGCCGAGGAAACGCTCTACCTCCGCGACGAGGACGCCGGCATCTACTGGTCGCCGACGCCGCGCCCGGTGCCGGCCCCCGGCGGCTACGAGGTCCGACACGGCTGGGGCTATTCCACGTACCGCCACGCCAGCCGCGAGCTAGAGCAGGAGACGACGCTCTTTGTCCCGCTCGACGCCCCCGTGAAGCTCGTCCGCCTCCGCGTCACGAACCGGAGCGCGGAGCCGCGCCGGCTCTCGGCGTTCCGCTACCACGCGTGGGTCCTCGCCGATCAGCGCCGGAAAGGCGCGCTCCACACCGTCGTCGAGGGCAGCGAGGACGACACCGTGCTCTTCGCCACGAACCGGTTCAACGCGCCCTTCGCCGACCGCGTCGCGTTCTCCGCCGTCATCGCCCCCGGCGCGGCCGGCATCACGGCGACGGCGGACCGGACGGCGTTCCTCGGGCGCGGCGGCAGCCCGGAGCGGCCGTTCGCGCTGGAGCGGACCGAGGCGCTCGACGGCCACGCCGGGGCCGGGCTCGACCCATGCGCGGCGTTCCAGGTCCCGCTCGACCTCGCGCCGGGCGAGACGGCCGCGGTGCTGTTCCTCCTCGGCCAGACCGGCAGCCGCGACGAGGCCGAGTCGCTCCTCGCCCGTTTCCGCGACGGCGACGCGGCCGAGGCCGCCCTCGCCGAGGTCCGCGACTTCTGGCGCGAGACGCTCACCGCCGTCCAGATCGAAACGCCGGTGCCCGCGCTCGACGTGCTCGCGAACGGGTGGCTCCTCTACCAGAACCTCGCGTGCCGGCTGTGGGGCCGGACGGCGTTCTACCAGAGCGGCGGCGCATTCGGCTTCCGCGATCAGATCCAGGACTCGGCCGCGCTCGTCTACACCCGGCCCGACATCACGCGGGCGCAGATCCTCCTCCACGCCGCGCACCAGTTCGTAGAGGGCGACGTGCTCCACTGGTGGCACCCCGAGACGCAGGCCGGCATCCGCACGCGGTTCTCCGACGACCTCCTGTGGCTGCCATACATCACCGCGTCGTACGTCCGCACGACGGGCGACACCGCCGTGCTCGACGAGGAGATCCGCTTCCTCACGGCGCGGGCGCTGGAAGAGGGCGAGGACGAGGTCTACCTCACCCCGACGCCCGCCGGCTCCGGCTCGCTCTACGAGCACGGTTGCCGCGCCCTCGATATCTCGCTCACGAAGGGGCCGCACGGCCTCCCGCTCATGGGCAGCGGCGACTGGAACGACGGGATGAACCGCGTCGGCAACGACGGGCGCGGCGAGAGCGTGTGGCTCGGGTTCTTCCTCCGCCACATCCTCCGCCTCTGGATCCCCCTCAGCGAAGCGCGGGGCGACGACGAGCGCGTCGCCGCCTACCGCGCCTACGACGCCCACCTCGCCGACGCCCTCAACGACACCGGGTGGGACGGCGACTGGTACCGCCGCGCCTACTACGACGACGGCGCCCCGCTCGGCTCGTCGGAGAGCGACGAGTGCCGGATCGACGCGATCGCGCAGGGCTGGGCCGTGATGTCCGGGACGGCCTCGCCGCAGCGCGCCGAGCGCGCCCTCGCCTCGGCCGAAGCGCACCTCGTCGACCGCGACGCGGGGATCGTCAAGCTCCTCGCCCCGCCCTTCGACACGACGCCGCACGACCCCGGCTACATCAAGGGCTACGTGCCCGGCGTGCGCGAGAACGGCGGGCAGTACACGCATGGCATCCTCTGGCTCCTCCGCGCCCTCGCTGAGACCGGCCGCGGTGACACCGCCGCCGACCTCCTGGAGATGATCTCGCCCGTCACGCGGACGGCCACGCCGGAGCGCGTCGCCGTGTATCAGACCGAGCCCTACGCCGTCGCCGCCGACGTGTACGGCGTCGAGCCGCACACCGGCCGGGGCGGGTGGACGTGGTATACCGGCTCGGCCGGGTGGTTCTACCGCGTGATCGTCGAGAGCCTCCTCGGCTTCCGCATCGAGGGCGGCGACACGCTCGTGCTGACGCCGCGCATCCCGGCCTCGTGGCCCGGCTTCACCTTCCGCTACCGCCACGGCGACGCCGTCTACACCCTCACCGTCGCGCCCACCGACGACGACACCCTCCACGGCGACGTGGACGGCGAGGCGCTGACTTCCGACGGCGAAACCGTCCGCCTCCCCCTCCGCGCCGACGGCCATGCTCACGCTGTCGCGCTCCACGTCCCGCGCACCATGCAGCCCGCCGACTCCTGA
- a CDS encoding type II toxin-antitoxin system death-on-curing family toxin, which yields MSEPAGSDPIWLTAIQLKMLHAESIRLFGGAQGVRDEGLLQSALARPRHLRAYEEGATLFDLAAAYGFGIAKNHAFVDGNKRAALLAVRAFLFRNGYHLQPEEVETVTVMEGLAGGTVDEVLLAEWLETNAEPR from the coding sequence GTGAGCGAGCCGGCCGGGAGCGACCCCATCTGGCTCACGGCGATTCAGCTGAAGATGCTCCACGCGGAATCGATCCGGCTGTTCGGAGGGGCACAGGGCGTACGCGACGAGGGGCTGCTCCAGAGCGCCCTCGCTCGGCCCCGACATCTCCGTGCGTATGAGGAGGGGGCTACGCTTTTCGATCTGGCCGCTGCGTATGGGTTCGGGATCGCCAAGAACCACGCCTTCGTGGACGGGAATAAGCGCGCCGCCCTGCTAGCCGTCCGAGCGTTCCTGTTTCGGAACGGGTACCACCTCCAGCCGGAGGAAGTGGAGACGGTTACGGTGATGGAAGGCCTGGCTGGTGGGACCGTAGACGAGGTCCTGCTCGCGGAGTGGCTGGAGACCAACGCGGAGCCGAGGTAG
- a CDS encoding AbrB/MazE/SpoVT family DNA-binding domain-containing protein, with protein MPETTKVRRFGGSLGFIIPKPVADTMALQEGDELFVTATPDGISATPYDPDFAAAMEDARAFMRSHRNAFRELAK; from the coding sequence ATGCCTGAGACGACGAAGGTCCGCCGGTTCGGGGGCTCGCTTGGGTTCATCATACCGAAGCCCGTCGCGGACACGATGGCACTCCAAGAGGGCGACGAGCTCTTCGTGACGGCCACGCCGGACGGGATCAGCGCGACGCCCTACGACCCCGACTTCGCGGCAGCGATGGAGGACGCGCGTGCGTTCATGCGCTCCCACCGGAACGCGTTCCGCGAACTGGCCAAGTGA
- a CDS encoding L,D-transpeptidase family protein, giving the protein MTRLARVLVAGLLGLAGLGTAAAQPLTASDLRAALARQSDPAPDLAAFYDARDYAPAWLVAGHPTATAHALADVLAASAAEGLRPADYHANDLRRSIARGGALTASEQARLDVLLSDAFLRYARDQRTGRVRPDRLYDDWDEPPRTVDPARLLADALRAGRVEEGLAALPPPHAGYTRLRRTLARYRAFAEAGGWPTTAPGPTLRLGDRDARIATLRRRLRFTDDLRAAADTAEAPRFDAAVDAAVRTFQHRHGLDADGVVGPKTQAALDVPAADRVRQIELNMERWRWLPRSLGREYVLIDVPSFRLEYVRGGGTTLVMRVIVGTVRTPTPAFASEITHVVLSPYWHVPYSIATAEILPHLRRSASYLARHHMTLLRNGRRVDPYAVDWSAVSARRFPYAIRQDPGPDNPLGPVKFLFENRFGVRLHGTSNPELFARTDCALSHGCIRAERPIDLAAALLRADTAWTAERMNEVIAVGEETRIALADPVPIHVRYWTAWVDETGTVHFAPDLYGRDHPLADALRLVDGS; this is encoded by the coding sequence ATGACTCGGCTCGCCCGCGTCCTCGTGGCGGGGCTCCTCGGCCTCGCCGGACTCGGCACGGCGGCGGCGCAGCCGCTCACGGCAAGCGACCTGCGCGCGGCCCTCGCACGTCAGAGCGATCCGGCGCCCGACCTCGCCGCGTTCTACGACGCCCGCGACTACGCCCCGGCGTGGCTCGTCGCCGGACACCCCACGGCCACCGCACACGCCCTCGCCGACGTGCTCGCGGCGAGCGCCGCCGAAGGGCTCCGTCCCGCCGACTACCACGCGAATGACCTCCGCCGATCGATTGCGCGCGGCGGTGCGCTGACGGCGAGCGAGCAGGCCCGCCTCGACGTGCTCCTCTCCGACGCCTTCCTCCGCTACGCCCGCGATCAGCGCACCGGCCGCGTTCGCCCCGACCGACTGTACGACGACTGGGACGAGCCGCCGCGCACCGTCGATCCAGCCCGCCTGCTCGCGGACGCACTCCGGGCCGGTCGGGTGGAGGAGGGCCTCGCCGCGCTGCCGCCGCCGCACGCTGGCTACACCCGGCTGCGTCGCACCCTCGCCCGCTACCGCGCCTTCGCCGAGGCCGGCGGCTGGCCAACTACAGCGCCGGGGCCGACGCTCCGGCTCGGTGACCGCGACGCACGCATCGCCACGCTGCGCCGCCGCCTCCGCTTCACCGATGACTTGCGGGCTGCGGCCGATACTGCCGAAGCCCCACGCTTCGACGCGGCGGTGGACGCGGCCGTGCGGACGTTTCAGCACCGGCACGGCCTCGACGCGGACGGCGTCGTCGGGCCGAAGACGCAGGCCGCGCTCGACGTCCCGGCGGCGGACCGCGTCCGGCAGATCGAGCTGAACATGGAGCGGTGGCGCTGGCTACCACGGAGCCTCGGGCGGGAGTACGTCCTCATCGACGTGCCGAGCTTCCGGCTGGAGTACGTGCGCGGCGGTGGGACTACGCTCGTGATGCGCGTCATCGTCGGGACCGTGCGGACGCCGACGCCGGCCTTCGCGAGCGAGATCACGCACGTCGTGCTCAGCCCGTACTGGCATGTGCCGTACAGCATCGCCACGGCCGAGATCCTGCCCCACCTCCGCCGGAGCGCGTCGTACCTCGCCCGCCACCATATGACGCTCCTCCGCAACGGCCGCCGCGTCGACCCCTACGCCGTCGACTGGTCGGCCGTCTCGGCGCGGCGCTTCCCGTACGCGATCCGGCAGGACCCCGGCCCGGACAACCCGCTCGGCCCGGTGAAATTCCTCTTCGAGAACCGCTTCGGCGTGCGCCTCCACGGCACGTCGAACCCCGAGCTGTTCGCGCGGACGGACTGCGCGCTGAGCCACGGCTGCATCCGGGCCGAGCGGCCCATCGACCTCGCCGCGGCGCTCCTCCGGGCTGATACGGCGTGGACGGCCGAGCGGATGAACGAGGTCATCGCGGTGGGGGAAGAGACGCGGATCGCCCTCGCCGATCCCGTCCCGATCCACGTCCGCTATTGGACAGCGTGGGTGGACGAAACCGGAACGGTCCACTTCGCCCCGGATCTCTACGGCCGGGACCACCCGCTGGCGGATGCGCTCAGGCTGGTGGACGGCTCGTAG